The following proteins are encoded in a genomic region of Streptococcus cristatus AS 1.3089:
- the aspS gene encoding aspartate--tRNA ligase, whose translation MKRSMYAGRVRSEHVGQEITLKGWVARRRDLGGLIFIDLRDREGIMQLVINPESVSDEVMKTAESLRSEFVIEVTGKVAAREQANDKLATGSVELHVDSLTVLNTAKTTPFEIKDGIEANDDTRLRYRYLDLRRPEMLENLKLRAKVTHSIRNYLDELEFIDVETPFLTKSTPEGARDYLVPSRVNQGHFYALPQSPQITKQLLMNAGFDRYYQIVKCFRDEDLRGDRQPEFTQVDLETSFLSEQEIQDITEGLIARVMKETKGIEVTLPFPRMKYDDAMALYGSDKPDTRFDMLLQDLTELVKDVDFKVFSEAPAVKAIVVKNAADKYSRKDIDKLTDQAKQHGAKGLAWVKFAGGELAGPVAKFLTDLSSELTTALQLEENDLVLFVADALDVANAALGALRVRLGKELGLIDPAKFNYLWVVDWPMFEWSEEEGRYMSAHHPFTLPQKDSEQELEGDLSKVRAIAYDIVLNGYELGGGSLRINQKDLQKRMFKALGFSAQEAQDQFGFLLEAMDYGFPPHGGLALGLDRFVMLLAGEENIREVIAFPKNNKASDPMTQAPSLVAPAQLEELSLQVESHEKD comes from the coding sequence ATGAAACGTTCAATGTATGCGGGACGTGTTCGTAGTGAGCATGTCGGTCAGGAAATTACTTTGAAAGGTTGGGTTGCCCGCCGTCGCGATTTGGGAGGCTTGATTTTTATTGATCTGCGTGACCGCGAAGGTATTATGCAGCTAGTTATTAACCCTGAGAGTGTTTCAGATGAGGTCATGAAGACAGCTGAGAGCCTGCGCAGCGAGTTTGTCATTGAAGTGACTGGTAAGGTGGCCGCGCGTGAGCAGGCCAATGATAAGCTGGCCACAGGAAGTGTAGAGCTTCACGTGGACAGCCTGACGGTATTGAATACTGCTAAAACCACTCCTTTTGAGATTAAGGACGGTATTGAAGCTAATGATGATACGCGCTTGCGCTACCGTTATTTGGATTTGCGTCGCCCAGAAATGCTAGAAAATCTCAAGTTACGTGCCAAAGTGACCCATTCCATCCGCAATTATTTGGATGAGCTGGAGTTTATCGATGTGGAGACACCATTTTTGACCAAGTCAACGCCTGAAGGGGCGCGTGACTATTTGGTGCCGAGCCGGGTCAACCAAGGTCATTTCTATGCCCTACCTCAAAGTCCACAGATTACCAAGCAGCTGTTGATGAATGCTGGTTTTGATCGTTATTATCAGATTGTCAAGTGTTTCCGAGACGAGGACTTACGTGGAGACCGTCAGCCAGAGTTTACACAGGTTGACTTGGAAACTTCTTTCTTATCTGAGCAAGAAATCCAAGACATTACAGAAGGCTTGATTGCCCGTGTCATGAAGGAAACCAAGGGCATTGAAGTGACCTTGCCTTTCCCACGGATGAAATATGACGATGCCATGGCTCTTTATGGTAGTGACAAGCCAGATACTCGCTTTGACATGTTATTGCAGGACTTGACAGAGCTTGTCAAGGATGTTGACTTTAAAGTCTTTTCTGAGGCACCAGCTGTCAAGGCGATTGTGGTTAAGAATGCTGCTGACAAATACTCGCGTAAAGATATTGATAAGCTGACAGATCAAGCTAAGCAGCATGGAGCCAAGGGACTTGCTTGGGTCAAATTTGCTGGTGGAGAACTGGCTGGCCCTGTTGCCAAGTTCTTGACAGACTTGTCAAGTGAGTTGACAACTGCTTTACAACTTGAAGAAAACGACTTAGTTCTCTTTGTGGCAGATGCCTTGGATGTTGCTAATGCAGCTCTAGGCGCTCTTCGTGTCCGCCTAGGCAAGGAATTAGGTTTGATTGACCCTGCTAAGTTTAACTACTTGTGGGTGGTAGATTGGCCAATGTTTGAGTGGTCGGAAGAAGAAGGTCGCTATATGAGTGCCCACCATCCATTCACTTTGCCTCAAAAAGATTCTGAGCAAGAGTTAGAAGGGGACCTGAGCAAGGTTCGCGCGATTGCCTATGATATCGTACTCAATGGCTATGAACTAGGTGGTGGTAGCCTACGGATCAACCAAAAAGATCTGCAGAAACGGATGTTTAAGGCTTTAGGTTTTTCAGCTCAAGAAGCGCAAGACCAGTTCGGCTTCCTTCTAGAAGCCATGGACTATGGTTTCCCACCACATGGAGGTCTGGCTTTGGGTCTGGATCGCTTCGTCATGCTCTTGGCCGGTGAAGAAAATATCCGTGAAGTCATTGCTTTTCCTAAGAATAACAAGGCTTCTGACCCAATGACACAAGCACCAAGCTTGGTTGCTCCAGCACAATTAGAGGAATTAAGTTTACAAGTAGAATCACATGAAAAAGACTAG
- a CDS encoding PoNe immunity protein domain-containing protein, translating to MAIRDTLSTKKDYKDGLMSNKEALQYFQEKLIKLQIDLDNGIENYKKPTIEVYHSTLATILSYQRDILFATYSSGASLLVFKEEYISFVACLVPVWHKGWGYEQMVWALSIGILLEIDEEIFEQLVDLVKKDDPEDYLIDYLIQYRHPAWKIRINYNFPRPYGFTRKIIEEENSEQALKRLQEYLTKKWYQGSRDAGWYDLHKQNVKNHVGYWSFESGAICKIKGLNYKELEEIPYFPYDLVAERAEV from the coding sequence ATGGCAATACGAGATACTTTAAGTACAAAAAAGGATTATAAAGATGGCCTAATGTCAAATAAAGAGGCATTGCAGTATTTTCAAGAGAAATTAATAAAACTTCAAATTGATTTAGATAATGGAATCGAAAACTATAAGAAGCCAACAATAGAAGTGTATCATTCAACTTTAGCGACTATATTGTCTTATCAGAGAGATATTTTATTTGCAACTTATTCTAGTGGGGCTTCTTTGTTAGTTTTTAAAGAGGAATACATCTCATTTGTGGCTTGTTTAGTTCCAGTATGGCATAAGGGATGGGGATATGAACAAATGGTATGGGCGCTTTCTATTGGTATTCTGTTAGAGATTGATGAGGAGATTTTTGAACAGCTGGTAGATTTGGTAAAAAAAGATGATCCAGAGGATTATTTGATTGACTACCTGATTCAATATCGTCATCCAGCTTGGAAGATTCGGATTAATTATAATTTTCCAAGACCCTATGGCTTTACTAGGAAAATTATTGAAGAAGAGAATTCTGAACAGGCACTTAAACGGTTGCAAGAATATTTGACTAAGAAATGGTATCAAGGGAGTAGAGATGCAGGATGGTATGATTTGCATAAGCAGAATGTCAAAAATCATGTAGGTTATTGGTCTTTTGAATCAGGGGCTATTTGCAAAATTAAAGGTTTGAATTACAAGGAATTGGAAGAGATTCCGTATTTTCCTTATGATTTGGTTGCTGAAAGGGCAGAAGTTTAG
- the imm47 gene encoding Imm47 family immunity protein has protein sequence MSEVLLPGIWYGEVSQLSLDELKNSLLSVQDERECILLIVEIMKKGDFSVKNLLIDLMNQTEDEAVLNLCIRLFCSVCTNDDLKDVNNFRFLDSVSEFGAFTFVTGAVETMSYQVIPYLLTLWQEWEDSDNDLEIAIQDALDSFLEYRSVLSENATLEEVGNLYIDVVKTKNLDCYYYNTSLAFPGLFTQEIMTALHIAAQKKEKYHLYLQSSLLSIYSGEKVPVDTNVVISRDEIDLMISYIDRLIKKLWVEGMKYFYGHPVEN, from the coding sequence ATGAGTGAAGTATTACTGCCTGGAATTTGGTATGGCGAGGTAAGCCAATTAAGTTTGGATGAATTAAAGAATAGCTTGCTTTCGGTACAAGACGAGCGTGAGTGCATACTGTTAATTGTTGAAATAATGAAAAAGGGAGATTTTTCCGTTAAAAATCTTTTAATTGATTTAATGAATCAAACAGAAGATGAAGCTGTGTTAAATTTATGTATCAGATTATTTTGCTCAGTGTGTACAAATGATGATTTAAAAGATGTTAATAATTTTCGTTTTTTAGATTCTGTATCGGAATTTGGAGCTTTTACATTCGTTACTGGTGCAGTTGAAACAATGTCATATCAAGTTATTCCATATCTTTTGACGCTGTGGCAAGAATGGGAAGATTCTGATAATGATTTAGAAATTGCTATACAGGATGCGTTGGATTCTTTTCTCGAATATCGCTCGGTTTTATCAGAGAACGCAACGTTAGAGGAAGTAGGAAATCTATATATAGATGTAGTAAAAACTAAAAACTTAGATTGTTATTATTATAATACTTCTCTTGCTTTTCCTGGTTTGTTTACACAAGAAATTATGACTGCTCTACACATCGCTGCTCAAAAGAAAGAAAAATATCATTTATATCTTCAATCGTCACTTTTGTCTATCTATTCGGGCGAAAAAGTTCCAGTTGACACTAATGTTGTAATTTCAAGAGATGAAATTGATTTAATGATTAGTTATATTGATCGTCTAATCAAAAAACTTTGGGTAGAAGGCATGAAGTATTTTTATGGTCATCCTGTTGAAAACTAG
- a CDS encoding ADP-ribosylglycohydrolase family protein yields MRLRDKWKDDSNQYRRYNLNQKINSVIFGLAIGDALGVPVEFRARDTYHISDMVGYGTYNQPAGTWSDDTSLSLALIEHLCEDSDLNGLMDKFVAYRQGYLTPFGYCFDIGVATNQAIERYLAGVSPEKCGGTSERDNGNGALMRISPLALLLYENVGFSYRSKIIEQYTKLTHAHPRSIVASILYVQLLIGFLLNIRLEKLLCQSKPYLEDYFKKSPEYWEEYQEHFREIFDKEFYQKAREDIASTGYVVDTLKACLWCLGTTKSFEEAVLKAVNLGGDTDTIGAITGTLAGAYYQLEGIPEKWIQQLANRELIDEKCRQMLEWLER; encoded by the coding sequence GTGAGATTAAGAGATAAATGGAAAGATGATTCAAATCAGTATAGAAGATATAATCTTAACCAAAAGATAAATTCGGTTATCTTTGGTCTAGCTATAGGTGATGCACTGGGAGTTCCTGTGGAGTTCAGGGCTAGAGATACCTATCATATTTCAGATATGGTGGGTTATGGAACCTATAATCAACCAGCTGGAACCTGGTCAGACGATACATCTTTATCCTTAGCACTTATTGAACACCTCTGTGAGGATTCTGATTTGAATGGGTTGATGGATAAATTTGTAGCTTATCGTCAGGGCTACCTCACCCCTTTTGGATATTGTTTTGATATTGGTGTTGCGACTAATCAGGCGATTGAACGGTATCTGGCAGGAGTCTCTCCAGAGAAATGTGGAGGGACTAGTGAGAGAGATAATGGCAATGGAGCTCTGATGAGGATATCTCCCTTAGCTTTGCTCTTATATGAAAATGTTGGTTTCAGTTATAGATCAAAAATAATTGAGCAATATACTAAACTGACCCATGCTCATCCAAGGTCTATTGTGGCATCTATTCTGTATGTCCAGCTTTTAATTGGTTTTCTTCTTAACATTCGTTTAGAAAAATTACTTTGTCAATCAAAACCTTATCTTGAAGATTACTTCAAGAAAAGCCCAGAATACTGGGAAGAGTATCAAGAACATTTTAGAGAAATATTTGACAAAGAATTTTATCAAAAAGCTAGGGAAGATATTGCTTCTACAGGCTATGTTGTTGATACCTTGAAGGCTTGTCTCTGGTGTTTGGGTACAACAAAGAGTTTTGAAGAAGCTGTTCTAAAAGCCGTTAATCTTGGAGGGGATACCGATACCATCGGTGCCATTACAGGTACCTTGGCTGGTGCCTACTATCAACTGGAAGGCATCCCAGAAAAATGGATTCAACAGCTGGCTAATAGAGAATTGATTGACGAAAAATGTCGACAAATGCTAGAATGGCTAGAACGTTGA
- a CDS encoding PoNe immunity protein domain-containing protein, translating into MMIKEWLQELDQLKQGINPYKRPIEEVIRLTQSDISYYQEKNMIATYTAGYSIERFKEEYLKYVDSLLPIWYSNSGYDAMLWALSIGILLEIDETTFDKLVDLVRKDDPEDYLIDYLIQSRHPEWTIRINYNFPRPYGFTRKIIEEENAEQALKLLKEYVTKKWYPGHRDTGWYDLHKENIDNYYGYWSFESGALCKLKGLDYKELEGVPYFPYDLVAEGAEV; encoded by the coding sequence ATGATGATTAAGGAATGGTTACAAGAGTTAGACCAACTTAAGCAAGGGATTAATCCTTATAAACGTCCAATTGAAGAAGTTATTAGACTAACTCAAAGTGACATCTCTTATTATCAGGAAAAAAATATGATAGCCACCTACACTGCAGGATATTCTATTGAGAGATTCAAAGAAGAGTACCTTAAATATGTCGATAGCCTTCTCCCTATTTGGTATAGTAATTCAGGATATGATGCAATGCTCTGGGCTCTATCCATTGGTATTTTGTTAGAGATTGATGAAACTACTTTTGATAAATTGGTAGATTTGGTAAGGAAAGATGATCCAGAGGACTATTTAATCGATTACCTTATCCAGTCTCGTCATCCAGAGTGGACAATTCGGATAAACTATAATTTCCCAAGACCTTATGGCTTTACTCGGAAAATTATTGAAGAAGAGAATGCTGAACAGGCACTCAAACTACTCAAAGAATATGTAACTAAGAAATGGTATCCAGGACATAGGGATACAGGTTGGTATGACCTGCATAAAGAGAATATTGATAATTATTATGGTTACTGGTCCTTTGAATCTGGTGCTCTCTGCAAACTCAAGGGCTTGGATTACAAAGAATTGGAAGGTGTCCCGTATTTCCCCTATGATTTGGTTGCTGAAGGTGCAGAAGTCTAA
- the ifs gene encoding NAD glycohydrolase inhibitor, with protein sequence MKTYRLKTDTEWDIMRYKKAIENHREIEAFLGIDPEYRIGHRDSYYQDITDTHILIEYCLYPIYVGGDFDIPDRVLDILKELASSQDTIHLYQVVSFIKKQEDLLEKYDTLPFIVDVENIVPIVLDSIYNLPNEKKVNYYRNICNLIDSMALFKNCDKEKVEYIVKEQKKEENKNRRKIKSVTEVWSIVLDVTSIDAMGVSDDHLDLLLIDENKWIEALEEEHLLKLQEKLNNYIYFLESKQYVARYGDNFDKKVIHITFQYSPSDNGLAFLAAAQKTLQDTDMNLKIELPE encoded by the coding sequence ATGAAGACATATAGACTAAAAACAGATACCGAGTGGGATATTATGAGGTATAAAAAAGCAATTGAAAATCACAGAGAAATAGAAGCTTTCTTAGGTATTGATCCCGAGTATAGAATAGGTCATCGAGATTCATATTATCAAGATATTACGGATACCCATATTTTGATAGAATATTGCCTTTATCCAATTTATGTAGGCGGAGATTTTGATATTCCAGATCGAGTTTTAGATATTTTAAAGGAGTTGGCTTCTAGTCAGGATACTATACATTTGTATCAAGTTGTATCATTTATCAAAAAACAAGAAGATTTACTGGAAAAATATGATACTTTACCTTTTATCGTTGATGTGGAGAACATAGTACCTATAGTTCTTGACAGTATTTATAATCTTCCTAATGAGAAAAAGGTGAATTATTACCGTAATATTTGTAATTTAATTGATTCTATGGCGCTTTTCAAAAACTGTGATAAAGAGAAAGTAGAATATATTGTTAAAGAGCAAAAGAAAGAGGAAAATAAGAATAGAAGAAAAATTAAATCAGTTACAGAAGTATGGTCAATTGTACTAGATGTTACAAGTATAGATGCGATGGGAGTTTCAGATGACCATCTTGATTTGTTATTGATTGATGAAAACAAATGGATAGAAGCTTTGGAGGAGGAACATTTGTTGAAACTTCAAGAAAAACTCAATAACTATATCTACTTCCTCGAAAGCAAACAGTATGTGGCACGATACGGTGATAACTTTGATAAAAAAGTCATCCATATCACATTCCAGTATTCCCCATCTGACAATGGATTAGCTTTTCTAGCAGCTGCTCAGAAGACATTACAGGATACGGATATGAATTTGAAGATAGAATTGCCGGAGTGA
- a CDS encoding ankyrin repeat domain-containing protein produces MDIFDIVQNGTYNEFIKSYDGDITQIDKYTKLNLLCISMLNDDLPEEKLKIIKYLLSEKVEVNFLSKKENRNALHYFFQANWRPKIAYAYEVVKLLVEAGIDVNAVDKFGSIPMTYSVTLLKLATDELEPLYKLLLEAGSDYKLKNKSGKSCLDYAEEYSWRSSLLDIIKEYEDGRN; encoded by the coding sequence ATGGATATTTTCGATATTGTTCAAAATGGGACATATAATGAGTTTATAAAAAGTTACGATGGTGACATAACACAAATTGATAAATATACAAAACTGAATTTGCTATGTATATCCATGCTTAATGATGATTTACCAGAAGAGAAATTGAAAATTATTAAATATCTGCTTTCTGAGAAAGTAGAGGTAAATTTTTTGTCAAAAAAAGAAAACAGAAATGCTCTTCATTATTTCTTCCAAGCCAATTGGCGGCCTAAGATAGCATATGCATACGAGGTGGTGAAATTACTCGTTGAGGCAGGAATAGATGTAAATGCAGTTGACAAATTTGGTTCTATTCCGATGACTTACTCAGTAACGTTATTAAAATTAGCAACGGATGAGTTAGAACCTCTATATAAGCTTTTACTGGAGGCCGGTTCGGATTATAAGTTAAAAAATAAATCTGGGAAATCGTGTCTAGACTATGCGGAAGAATATTCATGGAGAAGTAGTCTGCTTGATATTATAAAGGAGTATGAAGATGGTAGAAATTAG
- a CDS encoding DUF2185 domain-containing protein: MVEISNNDFGGFVVSNNILDGKAIRYSYREESAIPQLNGWTLLSIEDDEAYLANSKNFTILGANSIVKIAPVILEIFEAPYGTDLCWLYEEGVHVGFYDLVRDRETTIEEIIS; the protein is encoded by the coding sequence ATGGTAGAAATTAGTAACAATGATTTTGGTGGTTTTGTCGTTTCAAACAATATTCTTGATGGAAAAGCTATTCGCTATTCTTATCGCGAGGAATCTGCTATTCCACAATTAAATGGCTGGACACTGTTATCAATCGAAGATGATGAAGCTTACCTAGCTAATTCAAAAAATTTCACAATTTTAGGAGCAAATAGCATTGTAAAAATTGCTCCTGTTATACTGGAAATTTTTGAAGCTCCATACGGCACCGACTTGTGCTGGCTATATGAGGAAGGCGTTCATGTAGGATTTTATGATTTGGTGAGAGATAGAGAAACTACTATCGAGGAAATCATTAGCTGA
- a CDS encoding YitT family protein, with amino-acid sequence MKKTSLRKLFRYYLHRFAYHVKLLEVLKSISREKYDEKFSASLVYGFLSAVAVNFFFQPGHVYSSGATGLAQIVSALSGRFIGFTIPVSITFYAINIPLMILAWYQIGHKFTVFTFITVSMSSFFIHFVPEVTLTTNPIINALFGGAVMGTGIGFALKSSISSGGTDIVSLTIRKKTGRNVGSISLIVNGIIMLIAGLTFGWEYALYSMITIFVSSRVTDAVFTKQKRMQAMIITSHPEEVINKIHHKLHRGATIINGAEGTYNHEQKAVLITVITRAEFSEFKYIMKQTDPTAFVSVSDNVHILGRFVEE; translated from the coding sequence ATGAAAAAGACTAGTTTGCGGAAACTTTTTCGCTATTATCTTCATCGCTTTGCCTACCATGTCAAGTTGCTAGAAGTCCTGAAAAGTATTTCGCGTGAAAAATATGATGAGAAATTTTCGGCCTCTCTGGTATATGGATTTCTCTCAGCAGTAGCGGTCAATTTCTTCTTTCAACCGGGGCATGTCTATTCAAGCGGGGCAACAGGTTTGGCGCAGATTGTATCGGCTCTCAGCGGACGTTTTATCGGTTTTACCATTCCAGTTTCCATCACTTTTTATGCCATCAATATTCCGCTGATGATTTTGGCTTGGTACCAAATCGGACATAAGTTTACTGTCTTTACTTTCATCACTGTATCGATGAGTTCATTTTTCATCCACTTTGTTCCAGAGGTGACATTGACGACCAATCCCATCATCAACGCCCTGTTTGGAGGAGCTGTCATGGGAACGGGGATTGGTTTTGCTCTCAAGTCAAGCATTTCGAGTGGGGGGACGGATATTGTCAGTCTGACCATCCGCAAGAAAACTGGCCGCAACGTTGGCAGTATCTCCCTGATTGTCAATGGCATTATTATGCTGATTGCTGGTTTGACCTTCGGTTGGGAATACGCTCTCTACTCAATGATTACCATCTTTGTATCCAGCCGTGTGACGGATGCGGTCTTTACCAAGCAAAAGCGGATGCAGGCCATGATTATCACCAGTCATCCTGAAGAAGTGATTAACAAAATTCACCACAAGCTCCACCGTGGTGCGACCATCATCAATGGGGCTGAGGGAACTTACAATCACGAGCAAAAGGCAGTACTGATTACAGTCATTACCCGTGCTGAGTTTAGCGAATTTAAGTACATCATGAAGCAGACGGATCCGACCGCCTTTGTCTCCGTATCT
- a CDS encoding DUF6572 domain-containing protein has translation MRKQELLDFLKFNSNKLRYYTIYLNKKVLDQFAIGYYQDLSANRFIVYEVTERQQLHEKASFEREEDAIKELYEVVKFRCRIKSVPIQLDVSEIDAIGTSDAHLELLLIDGNLWIPDTEEEHLLKLQEKLNNYIYFLESKQYVARYGDNFDKKVIHITFQYSPSDNGLAFLAAAQKVLQPTDMTLKIELPE, from the coding sequence ATGAGAAAACAGGAATTATTAGATTTTTTAAAATTTAATAGCAACAAGCTTAGATATTATACTATATACTTAAATAAAAAAGTTTTAGATCAGTTTGCGATAGGCTATTATCAGGATTTAAGTGCAAATAGATTTATAGTGTATGAGGTGACTGAACGTCAACAGTTACATGAAAAAGCTAGTTTTGAAAGAGAGGAGGATGCTATTAAAGAATTATATGAGGTTGTAAAATTTAGATGTAGGATTAAAAGCGTCCCTATTCAGTTAGATGTTTCAGAAATTGATGCAATAGGAACTAGTGATGCACACCTAGAACTTTTATTAATAGATGGGAATCTTTGGATTCCAGATACCGAAGAAGAACATTTGTTGAAGCTTCAAGAAAAACTCAACAACTATATTTATTTCCTCGAAAGCAAGCAGTATGTGGCACGATACGGTGATAACTTTGATAAAAAAGTCATTCATATCACATTCCAGTATTCTCCATCTGACAATGGTCTAGCCTTCCTCGCAGCTGCTCAGAAAGTCTTGCAACCGACGGATATGACTTTGAAGATAGAATTACCAGAGTGA
- a CDS encoding Imm59 family immunity protein gives MPIITNLYYESLKFPIFSKQKLKEWEIRIEFNNEAEKYEVYLTRDRAGKGRICEYTYF, from the coding sequence ATGCCAATAATTACTAATTTATATTACGAGTCTTTAAAATTTCCTATTTTTAGCAAACAAAAGTTAAAAGAATGGGAAATACGAATTGAGTTCAATAACGAAGCCGAAAAATATGAGGTATATCTAACTAGGGATAGAGCTGGGAAAGGGAGGATTTGTGAGTATACTTACTTTTAA
- a CDS encoding DUF2185 domain-containing protein — protein sequence MVEINNNDFGGFVVSNNILDGKAIRYSYREESAIPQLNGWTLLSIEDNEAYLANSKNFTILGANSIVKIAPVMLEIFGAPCGTDLCWLYEEGVHVGFYDLVRDRQTTIEEIVN from the coding sequence ATGGTAGAAATTAATAACAATGATTTTGGTGGTTTCGTTGTTTCAAACAATATTCTTGATGGAAAAGCTATTCGCTATTCCTATCGCGAGGAATCTGCTATTCCACAATTAAATGGCTGGACACTGTTATCAATCGAAGATAATGAAGCTTACCTAGCTAATTCAAAAAATTTCACAATTTTAGGAGCAAATAGCATTGTAAAAATTGCTCCTGTTATGCTGGAAATTTTTGGAGCACCATGCGGTACAGACTTATGCTGGCTATATGAGGAAGGCGTTCATGTAGGATTTTATGATTTGGTGAGAGATAGACAAACAACAATCGAAGAAATTGTTAATTGA
- a CDS encoding DUF4299 family protein, whose translation MKSVIFTIKSNQSLRIGEVLQAELFECYSVSAKDAGLKPSADSLISDFHSVQFGVKEKSSLGFRLSFDGQAYQVSVPDLATASDWTGALMFLKTLLILLDVTVCEHDGVAYDKDSILEFHFTDIFLSALSELTKEVKVHPIVEIMGVKRPIYINELYLGQIIHVPDEQLLNSYDQRLRFTQQLNAYYSEQQVFKVEQDGEDIIIPVNYLNSEGRTILPSQPELEPQYLQQYRGSKVAVARLFIMTADGEKLAEVPYRQYLESLTEGIYMLDAKYVLVDPISPETLHAVLKKGGF comes from the coding sequence ATGAAATCAGTTATTTTTACAATAAAAAGCAACCAATCACTAAGAATTGGTGAGGTGCTTCAAGCAGAACTCTTTGAATGTTACAGCGTTTCCGCTAAGGATGCAGGATTAAAGCCATCTGCGGACTCTCTTATTTCGGATTTCCATTCTGTTCAGTTTGGGGTCAAAGAGAAGTCTAGTTTAGGGTTCCGTCTATCTTTTGATGGTCAAGCTTATCAGGTATCTGTTCCAGATTTGGCGACAGCTTCTGACTGGACTGGGGCCTTGATGTTCTTGAAAACCTTGCTCATTCTCTTAGACGTAACTGTATGTGAACATGATGGTGTGGCGTATGATAAAGATTCTATTCTAGAATTTCATTTCACAGATATTTTCTTATCAGCTCTTTCAGAATTGACTAAGGAAGTAAAAGTTCATCCCATCGTGGAAATTATGGGAGTGAAACGTCCCATTTACATCAATGAACTCTACCTAGGGCAGATTATCCATGTTCCGGACGAGCAACTTTTGAATAGCTATGACCAGCGTTTGCGCTTTACCCAACAGCTGAATGCTTATTACTCTGAGCAGCAAGTTTTTAAAGTAGAGCAGGATGGTGAAGATATCATCATCCCTGTCAACTATCTAAATAGTGAAGGACGAACAATCTTACCATCTCAACCAGAGTTAGAACCTCAATATTTGCAACAGTATAGAGGAAGTAAGGTTGCAGTTGCACGACTATTTATCATGACAGCCGATGGGGAAAAACTAGCCGAAGTTCCTTATCGTCAGTACTTGGAATCGCTAACTGAGGGCATCTATATGCTAGATGCCAAGTATGTTCTTGTGGACCCAATTTCTCCTGAAACTCTGCACGCTGTCTTGAAAAAGGGAGGATTTTAA
- a CDS encoding DUF6572 domain-containing protein yields the protein MNQIKGNGFIITEENGNYTMSWMTGGFQDREVTYPVSKELVDKALRSEQDAYEVELFLETGEWVTKKSKEVARQNYFRSSPVRILVNPSAIKELFSDQEFEELLYKSISSKLNPTELDEIGIVDNHLELLLVDSVGWQEEIEAVHLEILQEKLNNYIYFLESKQYVERYGDKFDKKVIHITFQYSPSDNGLAFLAAVQKVLQPTDMSLKIELPE from the coding sequence ATGAATCAAATAAAAGGAAATGGGTTCATTATAACTGAAGAAAATGGCAATTATACAATGTCCTGGATGACAGGAGGTTTTCAAGATAGAGAAGTTACTTATCCAGTTAGTAAAGAATTAGTGGACAAGGCTTTAAGGTCAGAACAGGATGCTTATGAGGTAGAACTATTCTTAGAGACTGGAGAATGGGTAACAAAGAAAAGTAAGGAAGTAGCTAGACAAAATTATTTTAGGTCATCACCTGTTCGGATTTTAGTAAATCCTTCAGCTATTAAAGAGCTATTCTCTGATCAAGAATTTGAAGAATTGTTATATAAATCCATATCTTCAAAACTAAATCCAACTGAACTTGATGAAATTGGTATAGTTGATAATCATTTAGAGCTACTTCTGGTGGATTCAGTCGGCTGGCAGGAAGAGATAGAAGCAGTCCATCTTGAAATTCTTCAAGAAAAACTCAACAACTACATCTACTTCCTCGAAAGCAAGCAATATGTGGAACGATACGGTGATAAGTTTGACAAAAAAGTCATTCATATCACATTCCAGTATTCCCCATCTGACAACGGTCTAGCCTTTCTCGCAGCGGTTCAGAAGGTGTTACAACCTACAGATATGAGTTTGAAGATAGAATTGCCGGAGTGA